The following are from one region of the Streptococcus sp. 1643 genome:
- the purH gene encoding bifunctional phosphoribosylaminoimidazolecarboxamide formyltransferase/IMP cyclohydrolase, giving the protein MTKKALISVSDKAGIVEFVQELKKLGWDIISTGGTKVALDNAGVETIAIDDVTGFPEMMDGRVKTLHPNIHGGLLARRDLDSHLEAAKDNQIELIDLVVVNLYPFKETILKPDVTYADAVENIDIGGPSMLRSAAKNHASVTVVVDPADYAVVLEELSANGETTYETRQRLAAKVFRHTAAYDALIAEYFTAQVGEAKPEKLTLTYDLKQAMRYGENPQQDADFYQKALPTDYSIASAKQLNGKELSFNNIRDADAAIRIIRDFKDRPTVVALKHMNPCGIGQADDIETAWNYAYESDPVSIFGGIVVLNREVDAATAEKMHGVFLEIIIAPSYTDEALAILTNKKKNLRILALPFDAQDASEVEAEYTGVVGGLLVQNQDVVKESPADWQVVTKRQPTETEATALEFAWKAIKYVKSNGIIVTNDHMTLGVGPGQTNRVASVRIAIDQAKDRLDGAVLASDAFFPFADNVEEIAKAGIKAIIQPGGSVRDQESIEAADKYGLTMVFTGVRHFRH; this is encoded by the coding sequence ATGACGAAAAAGGCCTTAATCAGCGTCTCAGACAAAGCGGGCATTGTTGAATTTGTCCAAGAACTCAAAAAACTTGGTTGGGATATCATCTCAACAGGTGGTACCAAAGTTGCCCTTGACAATGCTGGGGTGGAGACCATTGCAATTGATGATGTGACGGGCTTCCCAGAAATGATGGACGGTCGTGTCAAGACCCTTCACCCAAATATCCACGGTGGTCTCCTCGCTCGTCGTGATCTTGATAGCCATCTAGAGGCTGCTAAGGACAATCAGATTGAGCTCATTGATCTTGTAGTGGTCAATCTTTATCCTTTCAAGGAAACAATTCTTAAACCAGATGTGACCTATGCGGATGCCGTTGAAAACATCGATATCGGTGGGCCATCCATGCTTCGTTCAGCAGCTAAAAACCACGCTAGCGTAACGGTTGTGGTAGATCCTGCTGACTATGCTGTGGTTTTGGAAGAATTGTCAGCTAATGGCGAAACGACTTACGAAACTCGCCAACGGTTAGCGGCCAAGGTTTTCCGTCACACAGCGGCTTATGATGCCTTGATTGCAGAGTATTTCACAGCTCAAGTGGGTGAAGCAAAACCAGAAAAGCTCACTTTGACCTATGATCTCAAACAAGCCATGCGTTACGGTGAAAATCCTCAACAAGATGCCGACTTCTACCAAAAAGCTTTGCCGACTGACTACTCGATTGCTTCAGCAAAACAGCTCAACGGTAAGGAATTGTCCTTCAATAACATTCGTGATGCTGATGCGGCCATTCGTATTATTCGTGATTTCAAAGACCGTCCAACCGTTGTGGCTTTGAAACACATGAACCCGTGTGGTATCGGTCAAGCTGACGACATCGAAACTGCTTGGAATTACGCTTATGAGTCTGACCCAGTGTCTATCTTTGGTGGAATTGTCGTCCTTAACCGTGAGGTGGATGCTGCGACTGCTGAGAAGATGCACGGCGTTTTCCTTGAAATCATCATCGCACCGAGCTATACGGATGAAGCGCTAGCCATTTTGACCAACAAAAAGAAAAACTTGCGTATCCTTGCCTTGCCATTTGATGCTCAAGATGCTAGTGAAGTGGAAGCAGAGTACACAGGTGTGGTAGGTGGACTTCTTGTGCAAAACCAAGACGTGGTCAAAGAAAGCCCAGCTGACTGGCAAGTGGTGACCAAACGCCAGCCAACCGAGACAGAAGCGACTGCACTTGAGTTCGCTTGGAAAGCTATCAAGTACGTCAAATCAAACGGGATCATCGTGACGAATGACCACATGACACTTGGTGTTGGCCCAGGTCAAACCAATCGTGTGGCTTCAGTCCGTATCGCTATTGACCAAGCTAAAGACCGCCTTGACGGCGCTGTTCTTGCTTCAGATGCCTTCTTCCCATTTGCAGATAATGTGGAAGAAATCGCTAAAGCAGGAATTAAGGCCATCATCCAGCCGGGTGGCTCAGTACGTGACCAAGAGTCTATCGAAGCTGCTGACAAATACGGCTTGACTATGGTCTTCACAGGCGTGCGACATTTTAGACATTAA
- a CDS encoding DUF6119 family protein produces MLENKAKIMRLNIYRVETPSLSKIAKWKELKGKICSEGYNDVRKVKKEFHRKGFVAQIYVQRKKKETTSWLHDINNIFDGEDFVEESFQNHNAIIMIGTPKSLYLIPQGRSHWFVATLSDLQFGLDFAERSIQPSEINVKGISYVERNKLRGVLNYKANQTDFPQASEAYFNIEGKPQNTIFGKNLKCNISVHLTKDYKFETQKDFDDFINIFKEIDKQILSQPNQEFPRFKLLPLHDKLNQELDEYLLRVLKGKKNEECDISLNRIVTLGDNIEFVGDSTIDISILKNKKSTTKQVDYNLNSIREFIVANLEKIDQLKSIRINFLSEERKTINLKNLIYAEIDYKGERYFLDSGRWSTFNESFKSLLDIQLREIEGLVLRLPQQHNFSSKCFHMDENKFISEIISTMTKYEQFHKKNVYYNGVAVEIGDLFDKDSGELIAVKMGFNTSKSIYSFEQSILSMQVLRDRINKRRNAEYLIKKYSLDKTLVYSAIDSKKTSVLWIVDKSNKSIYESVKNNSFSFLQIRSILLRLKILSWYNYARENGFEPILYMGINH; encoded by the coding sequence ATGTTAGAGAATAAGGCCAAAATTATGAGACTAAACATTTATCGTGTAGAAACGCCTAGTTTAAGCAAAATAGCAAAATGGAAAGAATTAAAGGGCAAAATTTGTAGTGAAGGATATAATGATGTTCGGAAAGTAAAGAAAGAATTTCATAGAAAGGGTTTTGTTGCACAGATCTATGTACAACGTAAAAAAAAAGAAACAACGAGTTGGTTACATGATATCAATAATATTTTTGATGGAGAAGATTTTGTAGAAGAGTCGTTTCAAAATCATAATGCGATTATTATGATAGGTACACCAAAGTCGCTTTATCTTATTCCACAAGGAAGGAGCCACTGGTTTGTGGCAACATTATCTGATTTACAATTTGGTTTAGATTTTGCGGAACGTTCTATACAACCTTCTGAAATTAATGTAAAGGGCATTAGTTATGTAGAAAGAAACAAATTAAGAGGAGTGCTAAACTACAAAGCAAATCAAACAGATTTTCCACAAGCCAGCGAAGCTTATTTTAACATAGAAGGAAAACCTCAAAATACTATTTTTGGTAAAAATTTAAAATGTAATATATCCGTACATCTTACAAAAGATTATAAATTTGAGACTCAAAAAGATTTTGATGATTTTATAAATATTTTTAAGGAAATTGATAAACAGATATTAAGTCAACCTAATCAAGAATTTCCACGTTTTAAATTGTTGCCTCTGCACGATAAACTAAATCAAGAATTAGATGAGTATTTATTGAGAGTATTAAAAGGGAAGAAAAACGAAGAATGTGATATTTCGTTAAATAGAATAGTGACCTTAGGAGATAATATAGAATTTGTAGGGGATTCAACTATTGACATATCCATACTCAAGAATAAAAAAAGTACGACAAAACAAGTTGATTATAATTTGAATTCCATACGAGAATTTATTGTTGCTAATTTGGAGAAAATTGATCAACTTAAAAGTATTCGTATAAATTTTTTGTCAGAGGAAAGAAAGACAATAAACTTGAAAAATCTCATTTATGCTGAAATTGATTATAAAGGGGAACGATATTTTTTAGATTCTGGAAGATGGTCCACGTTCAATGAATCCTTTAAATCTTTATTGGATATACAATTGAGAGAGATTGAAGGATTAGTTTTAAGGTTGCCACAGCAACATAATTTTTCTTCAAAATGCTTTCATATGGATGAAAATAAGTTTATTTCAGAAATAATCTCAACAATGACAAAATACGAACAGTTTCATAAGAAGAATGTGTATTATAATGGAGTAGCAGTGGAAATTGGAGATTTGTTTGATAAAGACTCTGGTGAATTAATTGCTGTAAAAATGGGATTTAATACTTCAAAATCAATTTATAGTTTCGAACAGTCCATATTATCAATGCAAGTATTAAGGGATAGGATAAATAAAAGGAGAAATGCTGAGTATCTGATAAAAAAATACTCTCTAGATAAAACTTTAGTTTATAGTGCAATTGATTCAAAAAAGACTAGTGTTCTATGGATTGTTGATAAGTCAAATAAATCTATTTATGAAAGTGTCAAAAATAATAGTTTTAGCTTTTTACAGATACGTTCTATATTATTAAGATTAAAAATTTTATCATGGTATAATTATGCTAGAGAAAATGGATTTGAACCAATATTGTATATGGGAATAAATCACTAA
- the purD gene encoding phosphoribosylamine--glycine ligase, with amino-acid sequence MKLLVVGSGGREHAIAKKLLESKEVEKVFVAPGNDGMTLDGLELVNISISEHSKMIEFAKANDIAWSFIGPDDALAAGIVDDFNQAGLKAFGPTRLAAELEWSKDFAKEIMVKYDVPTAAYGTFSDFEEAKAYIEEKGAPIVVKADGLALGKGVVVAETVEQAVEAAHEMLLDNKFGDSGARVVIEEFLDGEECSLFAFVNGDKFYIMPTAQDHKRAYDGDKGPNTGGMGAYAPVPHLPQSVVDTAVDTIVKPVLEGMIKEGRPYLGVLYAGLILTADGSKVIEFNARFGDPETQIILPRLTSDFAQNITDILDGKQPNITWTDKGVTLGVVVASKGYPLDYEKGVKLPSKTEGDIITYYAGAKFAENSRALLSNGGRVYMLVTTADTVKEAQETIYQELSQQKTEGLFYRTDIGSKAVK; translated from the coding sequence ATGAAACTGCTTGTTGTCGGTTCGGGTGGTCGTGAACATGCCATTGCTAAGAAGTTGCTTGAGTCAAAAGAGGTTGAAAAGGTCTTTGTAGCTCCTGGGAATGACGGGATGACTCTGGATGGTTTGGAGTTAGTAAACATCTCTATTTCCGAACATTCTAAAATGATTGAGTTTGCAAAAGCCAACGATATTGCTTGGTCCTTTATCGGGCCAGATGATGCCCTTGCTGCTGGGATTGTGGATGATTTTAACCAAGCTGGTCTCAAAGCCTTTGGTCCAACAAGATTGGCAGCGGAGCTGGAGTGGTCCAAGGATTTTGCTAAGGAAATCATGGTCAAATATGACGTTCCGACAGCAGCCTATGGCACATTTTCAGATTTCGAGGAGGCCAAGGCTTATATCGAGGAGAAAGGCGCTCCTATCGTCGTCAAGGCAGATGGATTGGCACTTGGGAAAGGTGTCGTCGTTGCCGAGACAGTCGAGCAAGCAGTCGAAGCTGCTCATGAGATGCTTTTGGACAATAAATTTGGTGACTCAGGTGCGCGTGTGGTTATCGAGGAATTCCTTGACGGAGAAGAGTGCTCTCTCTTTGCCTTTGTCAATGGGGACAAGTTCTACATCATGCCGACGGCTCAGGACCATAAACGTGCCTATGATGGCGACAAGGGTCCTAACACGGGCGGTATGGGAGCTTATGCGCCAGTTCCTCACTTACCACAGAGCGTGGTTGACACAGCGGTTGACACTATTGTCAAGCCAGTTCTTGAAGGTATGATCAAAGAAGGTCGCCCGTATCTTGGTGTCCTTTACGCGGGGCTAATTTTGACAGCTGACGGATCGAAAGTCATCGAGTTTAACGCTCGGTTCGGAGATCCTGAAACGCAAATCATCTTGCCTCGTTTGACATCTGACTTTGCACAAAATATCACGGATATTCTCGATGGCAAGCAGCCAAACATCACGTGGACGGACAAGGGTGTGACTCTGGGTGTGGTTGTCGCATCCAAGGGCTACCCGCTAGACTATGAAAAAGGTGTTAAGCTTCCATCCAAGACCGAAGGCGACATTATCACCTACTATGCTGGAGCTAAGTTTGCGGAAAATAGCAGAGCGCTGCTCTCAAACGGCGGACGAGTTTATATGCTCGTCACCACAGCCGACACCGTCAAAGAAGCCCAAGAAACTATCTACCAAGAACTCTCCCAACAAAAAACAGAAGGCCTCTTTTACCGAACAGATATCGGAAGCAAGGCTGTTAAGTAA
- a CDS encoding phosphoribosylaminoimidazole carboxylase, which yields MKERLAYNPIVQGNRKTLGFRFRHETPLVVAAVPHNLR from the coding sequence GTGAAAGAACGATTGGCTTATAATCCAATCGTTCAGGGAAATCGGAAGACCTTGGGCTTCCGATTTAGGCATGAGACACCTTTGGTGGTTGCTGCCGTCCCTCACAACCTAAGGTGA
- the purE gene encoding 5-(carboxyamino)imidazole ribonucleotide mutase, whose product MKPVISIIMGSKSDWATMQKTAEVLDRFGVAYEKKVVSAHRTPDLMFRHAEEARSRGIKVIIAGAGGAAHLPGMVAAKTTLPVIGVPVKSRALSGVDSLYSIVQMPGGVPVATMAIGEAGATNAALFALRLLSVEEQAIATALADFAEEQGKIAEESTNELI is encoded by the coding sequence ATGAAACCAGTAATTTCCATCATCATGGGCTCAAAATCCGACTGGGCAACCATGCAAAAAACTGCCGAAGTCCTGGACCGCTTCGGTGTAGCCTACGAAAAGAAAGTTGTCTCTGCCCACCGTACTCCAGACCTCATGTTCAGACATGCGGAGGAAGCTCGTAGCCGTGGTATCAAGGTCATTATCGCAGGTGCAGGTGGCGCAGCCCATTTGCCAGGTATGGTAGCTGCCAAAACAACTCTTCCTGTCATCGGTGTACCCGTCAAATCGCGCGCTCTTAGTGGCGTGGACTCGCTCTACTCTATCGTACAGATGCCGGGCGGTGTGCCTGTTGCGACAATGGCTATCGGTGAGGCAGGCGCGACCAATGCGGCCCTCTTTGCCCTCCGTCTCCTATCAGTAGAGGAACAGGCTATCGCGACAGCATTGGCTGATTTCGCAGAAGAGCAAGGGAAAATCGCAGAGGAGTCTACCAATGAGCTCATCTAA
- the purK gene encoding 5-(carboxyamino)imidazole ribonucleotide synthase has product MSSSKTIGIIGGGQLGQMMAISAIYMGHKVIALDPAADCPASRVAEIIVAPYNDVDALRQLAERCDVLTYEFENVDADGLDAVIKDGQLPQGTDLLRISQNRIFEKDFLANKAQVTVAPYKVVTSSQDLADIDLSKTYVLKTATGGYDGHGQKVIRSEADLEEAYALADSADCVLEEFVNFDLEISVIVSGNGKDVTVFPVQENIHRNNILSKTIVPARISESLAEKAKAMAVRIAEQLNLSGTLCVEMFATADDIIVNEIAPRPHNSGHYSIEACDFSQFDTHILGVLGAPLPAIRLHDPAVMLNVLGQHVEGAEKYVAENPSAHLHLYGKIEAKHNRKMGHVTLFSDVPDSVVEFGEGIDF; this is encoded by the coding sequence ATGAGCTCATCTAAAACAATCGGAATTATCGGTGGTGGTCAGCTGGGTCAGATGATGGCCATTTCTGCTATCTACATGGGGCACAAGGTTATCGCGCTGGATCCTGCGGCGGATTGCCCAGCCTCTCGCGTGGCGGAGATCATCGTGGCACCTTATAATGATGTGGACGCTCTCCGTCAGTTGGCGGAGCGTTGCGATGTCCTCACCTATGAATTTGAAAATGTCGATGCTGACGGTTTAGATGCCGTTATCAAGGATGGGCAGCTCCCTCAAGGGACGGACCTGCTCCGCATTTCTCAAAATCGGATTTTTGAAAAGGATTTTCTCGCAAACAAGGCTCAAGTCACTGTTGCGCCCTACAAGGTTGTGACTTCTAGCCAAGATTTGGCAGATATAGACCTGTCGAAAACCTATGTCCTCAAGACGGCGACTGGTGGCTATGACGGGCATGGACAAAAGGTTATTCGCTCAGAAGCAGACTTGGAAGAAGCCTATGCGCTAGCAGATTCAGCAGATTGTGTCTTGGAAGAATTTGTCAACTTTGACCTTGAGATTTCTGTCATCGTGTCTGGTAATGGCAAGGACGTGACGGTTTTCCCAGTTCAGGAAAATATCCACCGCAACAATATCCTGTCTAAGACCATTGTGCCTGCTCGCATTTCTGAAAGTTTAGCTGAGAAAGCCAAAGCTATGGCAGTGAGAATCGCTGAGCAACTCAACTTGTCTGGAACGCTCTGTGTGGAAATGTTTGCGACAGCTGATGACATCATCGTCAATGAAATCGCCCCACGTCCACACAACTCAGGGCACTACTCTATAGAAGCCTGCGACTTCTCCCAGTTTGATACTCATATTCTGGGTGTTCTCGGAGCACCATTGCCAGCTATCCGCCTACATGATCCAGCTGTTATGCTCAATGTTCTCGGCCAGCATGTCGAGGGTGCTGAAAAGTATGTCGCAGAAAATCCAAGCGCCCACCTCCACCTGTATGGTAAAATAGAAGCGAAGCACAACCGCAAGATGGGGCATGTGACTTTGTTTAGTGATGTACCGGATAGTGTGGTTGAGTTTGGTGAGGGGATTGATTTTTGA
- a CDS encoding aspartate/glutamate racemase family protein — protein MKTIGLIGGMSWESTTSYYQIINETIKKELGGLHSAKILLYSVDFAEIEHYQAVGDWEKSGQLLTDIAQRLEQAGADFIVICTNTMHKVSPQIQEKITIPILHIAQATAQALLADGIQKVGLLGTKYTMTQDFYKEKLIESGLEVLIPDQAGITEVNRIIYDELCLGDIKESSKRTYLAVIDDLKKAGAEAVILGCTEIGLLVKQSDTDLPLYDTTVIHAEKAAEWAVNK, from the coding sequence ATGAAAACTATTGGTCTGATTGGTGGTATGAGTTGGGAAAGTACCACATCTTACTACCAAATTATCAACGAAACCATCAAAAAAGAGCTGGGTGGCTTGCATTCAGCTAAGATTCTACTTTATAGTGTTGATTTTGCAGAGATTGAGCATTATCAAGCAGTTGGAGACTGGGAGAAAAGTGGTCAACTTTTGACAGATATTGCTCAGCGCTTGGAGCAAGCTGGTGCAGATTTCATTGTTATTTGTACCAACACCATGCACAAGGTTTCTCCGCAGATACAAGAAAAGATTACGATTCCAATCTTGCATATTGCGCAGGCAACTGCGCAGGCCTTGTTGGCTGACGGTATTCAAAAAGTCGGCCTCCTAGGGACCAAGTACACCATGACTCAAGATTTTTACAAGGAGAAATTAATAGAGTCTGGGTTAGAAGTGCTGATTCCAGACCAAGCTGGAATTACAGAGGTCAATCGGATTATTTATGACGAGCTCTGCCTAGGGGACATCAAAGAAAGCTCAAAGCGGACTTATCTTGCCGTTATAGATGATTTGAAAAAAGCAGGCGCGGAAGCTGTTATCTTGGGTTGTACCGAGATTGGTCTTCTCGTCAAGCAATCCGACACCGACCTGCCACTCTACGACACAACAGTGATTCATGCAGAGAAAGCGGCGGAGTGGGCGGTAAATAAGTGA
- the purB gene encoding adenylosuccinate lyase, with the protein MINRYSRPEMANIWSEENKYRAWLEVEILADEAWAELGEIPKEDVALIREKADFNIDRILEIEQETRHDVVAFTRAVSETLGEERKWVHYGLTSTDVVDTAYGYLYKQANDIIRRDLENFTSIIADKAKEHKFTIMMGRTHGVHAEPTTFGLKLATWYSEMKRNIERFEHAAAGVEAGKISGAVGNFANIPPFVEQYVCDKLGIRAQEISTQVLPRDLHAEYFAVLASIATSIERMATEIRGLQKSEQREVEEFFAKGQKGSSAMPHKRNPIGSENMTGLARVIRGHMITAYENVALWHERDISHSSAERIITPDTTILIDYMLNRFGNIVKNLTVFPENMIRNMNSTFGLIFSQRAMLTLIEKGMTREQAYDLVQPKTAYSWDNQVDFKPLLEADPEVTSRLTQEEIDEIFNPLYYTKRVDDIFERIGLGD; encoded by the coding sequence ATGATTAACCGTTACTCTCGCCCTGAAATGGCGAACATTTGGAGTGAAGAAAATAAATACCGTGCTTGGCTTGAGGTGGAAATCTTGGCTGATGAGGCATGGGCTGAGTTGGGGGAAATCCCTAAGGAAGATGTGGCTTTGATTCGCGAAAAGGCGGACTTTAACATTGACCGTATTTTGGAGATCGAGCAGGAGACGCGTCACGATGTGGTGGCTTTCACACGTGCGGTTTCTGAGACTCTTGGCGAAGAGCGCAAGTGGGTTCACTATGGTTTGACATCTACTGACGTGGTGGATACTGCCTACGGTTACCTCTACAAGCAGGCCAACGACATTATCCGTCGTGACCTTGAAAACTTCACCAGTATAATTGCTGATAAGGCTAAGGAGCACAAGTTCACTATCATGATGGGGCGTACCCACGGTGTGCATGCGGAACCTACAACCTTTGGTCTTAAATTGGCGACTTGGTACAGCGAAATGAAGCGCAATATCGAGCGTTTCGAGCATGCGGCTGCTGGTGTGGAAGCCGGCAAGATTTCGGGTGCGGTTGGTAACTTTGCCAACATCCCACCATTTGTAGAGCAATACGTATGCGACAAGCTTGGTATCCGTGCTCAAGAAATCTCTACACAGGTCCTTCCTCGTGACCTTCACGCTGAGTACTTTGCAGTTCTTGCTAGCATCGCGACTTCAATCGAACGTATGGCAACTGAGATCCGTGGTCTACAAAAATCTGAGCAACGCGAAGTGGAAGAGTTCTTTGCCAAAGGGCAAAAAGGCTCATCTGCGATGCCTCACAAGCGCAACCCTATCGGTTCTGAGAACATGACAGGTCTTGCGCGTGTTATCCGTGGGCATATGATTACTGCCTATGAAAACGTCGCTCTCTGGCACGAACGTGATATTTCTCACTCATCAGCTGAGCGCATCATCACACCGGACACGACCATTTTGATTGACTACATGCTTAACCGTTTCGGAAATATCGTCAAGAACTTGACGGTCTTCCCAGAAAACATGATCCGCAACATGAACTCTACGTTTGGTCTGATCTTTAGCCAACGTGCCATGTTGACCTTGATTGAAAAAGGTATGACCCGTGAGCAAGCCTATGACTTGGTGCAACCAAAAACAGCCTACTCTTGGGATAACCAAGTAGACTTTAAACCGCTTCTAGAAGCAGATCCAGAAGTGACATCACGCCTCACTCAAGAGGAGATTGATGAAATCTTCAACCCTCTTTACTACACTAAACGAGTGGATGATATCTTTGAACGTATCGGACTTGGTGATTAA
- a CDS encoding GntR family transcriptional regulator, whose protein sequence is MAIPKYQYIKDELKNKIISGQFASGDKFYTEAELIAMYDVSSITVVRALNDLAKDGYIVRQQGKGTFVSRARKHKLVEFSDVEIFETKDDKVTVLSIERGNKLEYLDKLGLRGDQFYYKIERIRQTNDVTYIYHTSYIPEQYINANYPNLDYYSSIYTRFKLDYRIHMSDEHFEEINEIAFPTPEHAASVLGIDTQFPTVFQTKTTKLEATGQVLAYSETYKRADYYKIKFISCNRGH, encoded by the coding sequence ATGGCTATTCCTAAATACCAATATATTAAAGATGAATTAAAAAACAAAATCATCTCTGGTCAATTTGCAAGTGGAGATAAATTTTATACAGAAGCCGAATTGATCGCGATGTACGATGTGAGTTCAATCACAGTTGTTCGTGCCTTGAACGACCTTGCTAAAGACGGCTACATTGTCCGCCAACAAGGTAAAGGTACTTTCGTTTCACGTGCCCGCAAGCACAAACTCGTTGAGTTTTCAGATGTCGAAATCTTTGAAACAAAAGACGATAAAGTTACTGTCCTTTCTATCGAGCGCGGAAACAAACTTGAATATTTAGATAAACTTGGACTACGTGGAGATCAATTCTACTATAAGATTGAACGTATTCGTCAGACAAATGACGTAACATACATCTACCACACATCTTATATTCCTGAGCAATACATCAATGCCAACTATCCAAATCTTGACTATTATAGCTCTATCTATACACGTTTCAAATTGGATTACCGCATTCACATGAGTGATGAACATTTTGAGGAAATCAACGAAATCGCATTCCCAACACCAGAGCATGCTGCTTCTGTACTCGGAATCGATACACAATTCCCAACTGTCTTCCAAACGAAGACTACAAAACTTGAAGCCACTGGCCAAGTCCTTGCCTATAGTGAAACTTATAAGCGAGCAGACTACTACAAAATCAAATTCATCTCATGTAACCGAGGTCATTAA